In a genomic window of Occallatibacter riparius:
- a CDS encoding SDR family oxidoreductase → MRIFVTGATGFIGSALVPQLLAAGHQVLGLSRSDSGAQQLLAAGAEVHRGDIYDLESIRTGAANADAVIHLAFNHDFSKFVENCETDRRVIETIGDVLAGSNRMFLVTSGVAMGTAKPGQITTEDDPPVSSTVVPRAASEESAQALNDRGVRVVIVRLPQVHDTRKQGLVSYTIQIARQKGIVAYVGEGRNRWAAAPVHDVARLYHLALEKGEGNVRYNAVAEEGVPARDIAETIARGLNMPAVSLTPAEADAHFGWLSRFVQWDISASSAKTRQALNWTPTGPSLLTDLANMDYTQA, encoded by the coding sequence ATGCGCATCTTCGTCACCGGCGCCACTGGCTTCATCGGCTCCGCCCTCGTCCCGCAACTCCTCGCCGCCGGCCACCAGGTCCTCGGCCTTTCCCGCAGCGACTCCGGCGCCCAGCAATTGCTGGCCGCAGGCGCAGAAGTCCATCGCGGTGACATCTACGACCTCGAAAGCATCCGCACTGGCGCAGCCAATGCCGACGCGGTCATTCACCTCGCCTTCAACCACGACTTCTCCAAATTCGTCGAAAACTGCGAAACCGACCGCCGCGTCATCGAAACCATCGGCGACGTCCTCGCCGGCTCCAATCGCATGTTCCTTGTCACGTCCGGAGTCGCGATGGGTACCGCCAAGCCCGGCCAGATCACCACGGAAGATGACCCGCCAGTCAGCTCGACGGTAGTCCCTCGCGCCGCCTCTGAAGAATCCGCTCAAGCCCTCAATGACCGCGGCGTGCGCGTAGTCATCGTCCGACTCCCGCAGGTGCACGATACGCGCAAACAGGGCCTCGTCTCTTACACCATTCAGATCGCCCGCCAGAAGGGAATAGTCGCCTATGTCGGCGAGGGCCGCAATCGCTGGGCCGCCGCACCCGTCCACGATGTCGCCCGCCTCTACCACCTCGCCCTCGAAAAAGGGGAAGGGAACGTCCGCTACAACGCCGTCGCCGAGGAAGGCGTCCCCGCGCGCGACATCGCGGAAACCATCGCCCGCGGCCTCAACATGCCCGCCGTCTCACTCACGCCCGCAGAGGCCGACGCGCACTTCGGCTGGCTCAGCCGCTTCGTGCAATGGGACATCTCCGCCTCCAGTGCCAAAACCCGCCAGGCCCTCAACTGGACTCCCACCGGCCCCAGCCTCCTAACCGACCTAGCCAACATGGACTACACACAGGCCTAA
- a CDS encoding glycosyl hydrolase 2 galactose-binding domain-containing protein: MKTAVLFLLASSVVASAQQYTRGLGVYPGDPKQYDGPSLVVDATTYRNLALHRPAYQSSAYDYNLTAQLATDGIKETAPPLWVVTSTSDRGVLPKAEREAFLDEGVVSSVDVAGEHPWVQFDVKGAQPPEIDHMDVVLRKIYAAAPQGGWTIVVAGSDDGAAWNEVGRFTGIDFPGSHDSEPSFTVPVVFPAAVHYRSYRLTFSAPNVKKWGVADVDPSYKGRRVYVAGPQVFTSAWMSAGEGEEWVSVDLGAPCTFDRVALTWVKRAAEGSIQVSDDGVKWQTLQALNGNDDVRLASAAHGRWVRVLMTKPAEAGGHYILSELEVYGRGGPVARAQAAVAAGNDGSLTLTRGAWRVERASQVTATGEQLSEAGFADASWMVATVPGTVLTSYLNDGAIADPNFGENQYVVSDSYFTADFWYRDEFTAPALAVGRHAWLNFDGVNWKAEVYLNGQRLGAIDGGFMRGKFDVTSLLHPGAKNALAVRVLRNAHPGGTKDKEGDSPNGGALGLDNPTYHASIGWDWMPTIRGRNTGIWSNVMLTQTGAVTIENPLVTTTLQLPDTSHADVTIAARLSNEEGKTVAGTLRVKFGDITVEQPVTLEGGAKTVTLSPETNPQLRISNPKLWWPNGYGDPNLYPVTISFVADGKVSDTTSFKAGIRQFTYSEEGGALKMWINGRRFIARGGNWGFPESMLRYRQREYDIAMRYHRDQHFNMLRNWVGQTGDEALYDAADRYGIVVWQDFWLANPWDGPNPENNAFFLAGARDYVLKIRNHASVGLYCGRNEGFPPKFLDDGLRSMVAELEPNSHYISSSADGPVEGRGPYRVEPLRYYFEHTPPKFHSEIGAPNVPEMAIMQRTLDEKGMWPVGPEWRLHDFYPDNPFETAVEKDFGGAKSAAEFVELAQFVDYNAYRGMFEGQSKNRPGVLIWMSHPAWPSILWQTYDYFFDTDAAYFAAKHASEPLHIQWNAAADTLEVVNYNAGDQTGLTARAEVIDIDGKTKWQQSANLDSKEDSTESPLKMQYPAGLARTHFIRLTLLKGDKVLSTNFYLHGNAEEDYAGIRGLAAAKVEMKTHITQTGSTWHVTAELHNASATPALMVRVKVVREKSGDLIAPALYDDNYVALMPGEKRNIQVTFEDADTRGEKPRVVMEGFNLEAARH, encoded by the coding sequence GTGAAAACTGCAGTCCTTTTTCTTCTTGCCTCTTCGGTTGTTGCCTCGGCCCAGCAGTACACGCGTGGACTGGGAGTGTATCCGGGCGATCCGAAGCAGTACGACGGGCCCTCGCTGGTTGTAGACGCGACGACGTATCGCAATCTTGCGCTGCATAGGCCGGCGTATCAGTCGAGCGCATACGACTATAACCTCACGGCGCAACTGGCGACGGACGGGATCAAGGAGACTGCGCCGCCGTTGTGGGTGGTGACTTCGACGAGCGACCGCGGGGTGCTGCCGAAGGCTGAGCGCGAGGCGTTTCTGGATGAGGGCGTGGTGTCGTCGGTGGATGTTGCGGGCGAGCACCCGTGGGTGCAGTTCGATGTGAAGGGCGCGCAGCCGCCGGAGATCGACCACATGGATGTGGTGCTGCGGAAGATTTACGCGGCGGCTCCACAGGGTGGATGGACGATTGTGGTTGCGGGGTCGGATGACGGGGCTGCATGGAACGAGGTGGGGCGATTCACGGGCATTGATTTTCCGGGGAGTCATGATTCAGAGCCGAGCTTCACGGTACCGGTGGTGTTTCCGGCAGCCGTGCATTATCGCTCGTACCGGCTGACATTTTCTGCGCCGAACGTGAAGAAGTGGGGCGTGGCGGATGTCGATCCTTCATATAAGGGTCGGCGTGTGTATGTGGCGGGGCCGCAGGTGTTCACAAGCGCTTGGATGAGCGCAGGCGAGGGCGAGGAATGGGTGTCCGTCGACCTGGGTGCGCCGTGCACGTTCGATCGCGTGGCGTTGACGTGGGTGAAGCGTGCTGCGGAAGGGTCGATTCAGGTTTCAGATGACGGCGTGAAGTGGCAGACGCTGCAGGCGCTGAACGGGAACGACGATGTGCGGCTGGCGAGTGCGGCGCATGGGCGCTGGGTGCGGGTGCTGATGACGAAACCTGCGGAGGCGGGCGGGCACTACATTCTGAGCGAACTTGAAGTGTATGGACGCGGCGGGCCGGTGGCGCGGGCGCAGGCGGCGGTGGCTGCGGGGAATGATGGATCGCTGACGCTGACGCGCGGGGCATGGCGCGTGGAGCGGGCTTCGCAGGTGACGGCGACGGGCGAGCAGTTGTCGGAAGCGGGATTTGCGGATGCGAGCTGGATGGTGGCGACGGTGCCAGGCACGGTGCTGACCAGCTATCTGAATGATGGCGCGATTGCCGATCCAAATTTTGGCGAGAACCAGTACGTGGTTTCGGATTCTTATTTCACGGCGGACTTCTGGTATCGCGATGAATTTACGGCGCCGGCATTGGCAGTGGGGCGTCATGCGTGGCTGAACTTTGATGGCGTGAACTGGAAGGCGGAGGTTTATCTCAACGGGCAGAGGCTTGGCGCGATCGATGGCGGATTCATGCGCGGGAAGTTCGATGTGACTTCGCTGCTTCATCCAGGGGCGAAGAATGCGCTGGCGGTGCGGGTGCTGAGGAATGCGCATCCGGGCGGGACGAAGGACAAAGAGGGCGACTCGCCGAATGGTGGCGCGCTGGGTCTGGACAATCCGACGTATCATGCGTCGATTGGATGGGACTGGATGCCGACGATTCGCGGACGGAATACGGGCATCTGGTCGAACGTGATGCTGACGCAGACGGGCGCGGTGACGATCGAGAATCCGCTGGTGACGACGACTCTGCAGCTACCCGATACGTCGCATGCGGATGTGACGATTGCGGCGCGGTTGAGCAATGAGGAGGGCAAGACCGTTGCGGGCACGCTGCGGGTGAAGTTCGGCGATATTACGGTGGAGCAGCCGGTGACGCTGGAGGGCGGCGCGAAGACTGTGACGCTGTCGCCGGAGACGAATCCGCAACTGCGGATTTCGAATCCGAAGCTGTGGTGGCCGAACGGATATGGCGATCCGAATCTGTATCCGGTGACGATCAGCTTTGTTGCGGACGGCAAGGTTTCGGATACGACGAGCTTCAAGGCGGGGATCCGGCAGTTCACATATTCAGAAGAGGGCGGCGCGCTGAAGATGTGGATCAACGGGCGGCGGTTCATCGCGCGCGGAGGCAACTGGGGATTTCCGGAATCGATGCTGCGGTACCGGCAGCGCGAGTATGACATTGCGATGCGCTACCACCGCGATCAGCATTTCAACATGCTGCGCAACTGGGTGGGGCAGACGGGCGATGAGGCGCTGTATGACGCGGCCGATCGCTACGGCATTGTGGTGTGGCAGGATTTCTGGCTGGCGAATCCATGGGATGGGCCGAATCCGGAGAACAATGCATTCTTTCTTGCTGGGGCACGCGATTACGTGCTGAAGATTCGCAATCATGCTTCGGTGGGTTTGTATTGCGGACGCAATGAGGGGTTCCCGCCGAAGTTTCTGGATGATGGACTGCGGAGCATGGTGGCGGAGCTGGAGCCGAACTCGCATTACATTTCGAGCTCGGCGGATGGACCGGTGGAGGGACGCGGGCCGTATCGCGTGGAGCCGCTGCGCTACTACTTTGAGCACACGCCGCCGAAGTTCCACAGCGAGATTGGAGCGCCGAATGTGCCGGAGATGGCGATCATGCAGCGGACCCTGGATGAGAAGGGTATGTGGCCGGTGGGGCCGGAGTGGAGGCTGCACGATTTCTATCCGGACAATCCGTTTGAGACGGCGGTGGAGAAGGATTTTGGCGGAGCGAAGAGCGCGGCGGAGTTTGTGGAGCTGGCGCAGTTCGTGGATTACAACGCGTATCGCGGGATGTTTGAGGGGCAGAGCAAGAATCGGCCGGGGGTGCTGATCTGGATGAGCCATCCAGCGTGGCCGTCGATTTTGTGGCAGACGTATGACTACTTTTTCGACACGGATGCGGCTTATTTTGCGGCGAAGCATGCGAGCGAGCCGCTGCATATCCAGTGGAACGCGGCAGCGGATACGCTTGAGGTTGTCAATTACAACGCCGGGGATCAGACGGGGCTGACGGCACGCGCGGAAGTGATCGATATCGACGGCAAGACGAAATGGCAGCAGAGCGCGAACCTGGACAGCAAGGAAGACTCGACGGAGTCGCCGTTGAAGATGCAGTATCCGGCGGGGTTGGCGCGGACGCATTTCATCCGGCTTACGCTATTGAAGGGCGATAAGGTGCTGAGCACGAATTTCTATCTGCATGGGAATGCGGAAGAGGATTATGCGGGGATTCGAGGGCTGGCAGCGGCGAAGGTTGAGATGAAGACGCACATCACGCAGACGGGGTCGACGTGGCATGTGACGGCGGAGTTGCACAATGCGTCCGCGACTCCGGCGTTGATGGTGCGCGTGAAGGTGGTGCGGGAGAAGTCGGGCGATCTGATTGCGCCGGCGTTGTATGACGATAACTATGTTGCGCTGATGCCGGGGGAGAAGCGGAATATCCAGGTGACGTTCGAGGATGCGGATACGCGAGGGGAAAAGCCGCGGGTGGTGATGGAGGGGTTCAATCTGGAGGCTGCGCGGCATTGA
- a CDS encoding PAS domain S-box protein, whose product MIADQTMGGIMQSYQHPEHVASVSWPPDFDVFDRSPDPALDELTELAAVLSLADYAYIAWPDVNRLWFKSRYGFNAAEQPRATSACNVVFATGQSLLITDAAQDVRFPQGGIELPGARPCRSYAGVPLISADQKIVGTLALLAHNPGQFQGEHLTLLDILGRQATTRLELYNRIRAQEHAQRARNRTERALAVERCFVAATLDSIPALVAVLDTAGRIVRFNQSCAQLTGMSLAEAAGRLFVDEVLEPEDREWAVGILRQAAAGQVSGPHETTWRVPGGSTRRVSWTLRPLQGPNGEIQYVIVSGQDVTDQRQAEEALLSSEARYRQVVEGSLGFVFTCTMEGRLTSLNAFTAETLGYRVEDLTGRSIAELLDSTGALTFQECLHALQTKDEWQGAIPVRRSDGVYRRIAFRSRRMELRGERPFILNHGVDVTEQHEAEEALHLATRQRELILQAVGDGIYGIDLDGRLTFINEAGARALGYQADQLTGRDVHEVIHHSHADGTPYSKVTSPILQGMRRRESVRMADEVFWRADGTSIPVEYSASPLIEDGRISGMVVAFQDITERRRLEKMKDEFISTVSHELRTPLTSLRAALGLISSGSLEKRPDKQKQMVDMAIANCDRLVRLVNDILDFDKVEKGHLPLRRVPVEAVDLLRRAAEVAYSAATEAGMAFRIEAVPAVVIADEDRILQVLNELVSNAIKFSPRNTQIKFSAQPLGDKEICLSVEDQGQGIPPEKLEHIFNRFQQGDASDSRPLGGTGLGLALCRSIIEQHDGRIWAESTLGRGSKFFFTLPAASAK is encoded by the coding sequence GTGATCGCGGACCAAACTATGGGCGGCATTATGCAGAGCTATCAGCACCCGGAGCACGTGGCGTCGGTGTCGTGGCCGCCGGATTTCGACGTCTTCGATCGCAGTCCAGACCCCGCGCTCGATGAGCTCACCGAACTGGCGGCTGTGCTGAGCCTCGCCGACTATGCCTACATCGCCTGGCCTGACGTGAACCGCCTCTGGTTCAAGTCGCGCTACGGCTTCAATGCGGCCGAGCAGCCCCGCGCTACTTCCGCCTGCAACGTCGTCTTCGCTACCGGCCAATCTCTGCTGATAACCGACGCCGCCCAGGACGTTCGCTTTCCTCAGGGAGGCATCGAACTCCCCGGCGCAAGGCCCTGCCGCTCTTACGCCGGCGTCCCTCTCATCTCCGCCGATCAGAAGATTGTTGGCACGCTGGCTCTGCTCGCCCACAACCCAGGCCAGTTCCAGGGCGAGCACCTCACGCTGCTCGACATTCTGGGGCGGCAGGCCACTACGCGTCTCGAGCTGTACAACCGCATTCGCGCGCAGGAGCACGCACAGCGTGCCCGCAACCGTACCGAGCGCGCCCTGGCCGTCGAGCGCTGCTTCGTTGCCGCTACCCTCGATTCCATCCCCGCTCTGGTCGCCGTTCTCGACACCGCCGGCCGCATCGTTCGCTTCAACCAGTCCTGCGCTCAACTCACCGGCATGAGCCTTGCCGAAGCCGCGGGCCGTCTGTTCGTCGATGAAGTGCTTGAGCCTGAAGATCGCGAATGGGCCGTGGGCATCCTGCGCCAGGCAGCAGCGGGACAGGTGTCCGGTCCGCACGAAACCACGTGGCGTGTTCCCGGCGGCTCAACCCGTCGCGTGAGCTGGACCCTGCGCCCGCTCCAGGGCCCTAACGGCGAAATTCAGTACGTCATCGTCAGCGGTCAGGACGTGACCGACCAGCGCCAGGCCGAAGAAGCTCTGCTCTCCAGTGAAGCCCGCTACCGCCAGGTGGTCGAAGGCTCATTGGGCTTCGTCTTTACCTGCACCATGGAAGGCCGCCTCACTTCGCTCAACGCCTTCACCGCTGAAACCCTCGGCTATCGTGTCGAAGACCTCACCGGCCGCTCCATCGCGGAACTCCTCGACTCAACCGGCGCCCTTACCTTCCAGGAATGCCTGCACGCTCTGCAAACGAAGGACGAATGGCAGGGAGCCATTCCCGTGCGCCGCAGTGACGGCGTCTACCGCCGCATCGCTTTCCGCAGCCGTCGCATGGAACTCCGCGGCGAGCGCCCCTTCATCCTCAATCACGGCGTCGACGTCACCGAGCAGCACGAAGCCGAAGAGGCTCTGCACCTCGCCACCCGCCAGCGCGAACTCATCCTGCAAGCTGTTGGCGACGGCATCTACGGCATCGACCTCGACGGCCGCCTCACCTTCATCAATGAGGCCGGCGCCCGCGCCCTCGGTTACCAGGCCGATCAGCTCACGGGTCGCGATGTCCACGAAGTCATCCATCACAGCCACGCCGACGGCACGCCCTACTCCAAGGTCACCAGCCCCATCCTGCAGGGCATGCGACGTCGTGAATCCGTCCGCATGGCAGACGAAGTCTTCTGGCGCGCCGACGGCACCTCCATCCCCGTCGAGTACAGCGCCAGCCCACTCATCGAAGACGGCCGCATCTCCGGCATGGTCGTCGCCTTCCAGGACATCACCGAACGCCGACGCCTCGAGAAGATGAAGGACGAATTCATCTCCACCGTCAGCCACGAACTGCGCACGCCGCTCACCTCACTCCGCGCGGCACTTGGACTCATCTCCTCCGGCTCACTCGAGAAGCGTCCGGACAAGCAGAAGCAGATGGTCGACATGGCCATCGCCAACTGCGATCGTCTCGTCCGCCTCGTCAATGACATCCTCGACTTCGACAAGGTCGAAAAAGGCCACCTGCCGCTGCGCCGCGTCCCCGTCGAAGCCGTCGACCTGCTGCGCCGCGCCGCCGAAGTCGCGTATTCAGCAGCCACCGAGGCCGGCATGGCCTTCCGAATCGAAGCCGTCCCCGCCGTCGTCATCGCCGACGAAGACCGCATCCTTCAGGTGCTCAACGAACTGGTCTCCAACGCCATCAAGTTTTCCCCGCGCAACACGCAGATCAAGTTCTCCGCCCAGCCGCTGGGCGACAAAGAAATCTGCTTGTCCGTTGAGGACCAGGGGCAGGGAATCCCCCCGGAGAAACTCGAGCACATCTTCAATCGCTTCCAACAGGGCGACGCATCCGATTCGCGCCCTCTCGGCGGCACCGGCCTCGGCCTCGCTCTCTGCCGCAGCATCATCGAGCAGCACGACGGTCGCATCTGGGCCGAATCCACCCTCGGCCGCGGCAGCAAGTTCTTCTTCACCCTCCCCGCCGCCTCCGCCAAATAA
- a CDS encoding carboxypeptidase-like regulatory domain-containing protein, with protein sequence MALGITTQPTAWQARILLCALLAVSLAASAQQTPPTDSNAPLGTAASVHGVVMNAASGEPLPRALVQINGGSGQAVLTDGDGRFEISGLPQGPNVFMLTKPGFEDAAGAEKGQILRDLRGYTHDVYITSNTPALTFSMRPTNSIRGHIELSTGDVALNIGVTLLQRQIHNGRASWRNSNGTRTNADGNFHFAHLDDGDYVVKAGPAPEAELSGNNGAVVIDLGASPTDNSTPNPNRARLRINGYPEIYFPDAREFSGAAHFHLEGGEQSDAGINLPLEAFHAVNATVVLPAELRAKTPGNFINTEVLGPEGQQVPYGPSLEPDSGQLSVRLPDGSYTIRVSAMRPNLHQRGSIRVQDSLAGQADVTVAGRDITKRIAVGPMVGGSLQVMVTRTAQGGTSGVPGHNGEVFVEIAQASPLNDGMQSVFAQGSGPGAIETVPPAPGKYWVHTIIADSSLCEDSFTAGSSNLGREPLVVGQGGATAPLTLNLRDNCGNLKVSLPSTAAGLTAGEEPSYTIYLVPDFDTTADAASQTLRASTNSSFTFTSLTPGSYHVYAFAAPVNLEYRNRDVLAQYHGQPVTVAPGANTDLVLEVPAQ encoded by the coding sequence GTGGCCCTCGGGATAACAACTCAGCCCACAGCGTGGCAGGCGCGCATACTCCTATGCGCACTCCTCGCCGTGTCCCTCGCAGCGTCCGCGCAGCAAACCCCACCCACCGATTCCAACGCCCCCCTCGGCACAGCCGCCAGCGTTCACGGCGTGGTCATGAACGCCGCCAGCGGCGAGCCACTCCCGCGCGCGCTCGTGCAGATCAACGGCGGCTCCGGCCAGGCAGTCCTCACCGACGGAGACGGCCGCTTCGAGATCTCCGGCCTGCCTCAGGGCCCCAACGTTTTCATGTTGACCAAGCCTGGATTCGAAGACGCAGCCGGCGCGGAAAAAGGCCAGATCCTCCGTGACCTGCGCGGATATACGCACGACGTCTACATCACCTCGAACACTCCAGCTCTGACGTTTTCCATGCGGCCCACCAATTCGATTCGCGGCCACATTGAGCTCTCCACCGGAGACGTCGCTCTCAACATAGGCGTCACGCTCCTCCAGCGCCAGATCCACAACGGCCGTGCCTCATGGCGCAACAGCAACGGCACGCGCACCAACGCCGATGGCAACTTCCACTTTGCGCATCTCGACGACGGTGATTACGTCGTGAAGGCCGGTCCCGCGCCTGAAGCCGAACTCTCCGGCAACAACGGAGCCGTAGTCATCGACCTCGGCGCATCACCCACCGACAACTCCACGCCCAACCCAAACCGCGCCCGTCTGCGCATCAACGGTTACCCCGAAATTTACTTCCCCGATGCGCGCGAATTCTCCGGTGCCGCGCACTTTCATCTCGAAGGCGGCGAGCAATCCGACGCCGGCATTAACCTGCCGCTCGAGGCCTTCCACGCAGTCAACGCCACCGTCGTTCTCCCCGCCGAACTCCGCGCCAAAACCCCAGGCAATTTCATCAACACTGAGGTGCTCGGCCCAGAAGGTCAGCAGGTCCCGTATGGCCCCAGCCTCGAGCCCGACAGCGGCCAGCTATCCGTAAGACTGCCCGATGGCAGCTACACCATCCGCGTTTCCGCAATGCGCCCCAATTTGCATCAGCGCGGCAGCATCCGCGTCCAGGACTCGCTCGCCGGCCAGGCCGACGTCACAGTCGCCGGTCGCGACATCACGAAGCGCATTGCGGTCGGACCCATGGTCGGCGGCTCACTTCAGGTCATGGTCACCCGAACCGCGCAGGGCGGCACCTCCGGCGTCCCCGGGCACAACGGCGAAGTCTTCGTAGAAATCGCTCAGGCATCCCCGCTCAACGACGGCATGCAAAGCGTCTTCGCGCAGGGCTCCGGTCCCGGCGCCATCGAAACCGTTCCGCCCGCCCCCGGCAAGTACTGGGTCCACACCATCATCGCCGACTCGTCTCTCTGCGAAGACTCCTTCACCGCCGGCAGTTCCAATCTCGGCCGCGAGCCGCTCGTCGTAGGACAGGGCGGCGCAACCGCTCCCCTCACGCTGAACCTGCGCGACAACTGCGGCAACCTCAAAGTCAGCCTCCCTTCCACCGCCGCCGGACTTACCGCAGGCGAGGAGCCGAGCTACACCATCTACCTCGTCCCCGACTTCGACACCACCGCCGACGCCGCAAGCCAAACCCTCCGCGCCTCCACGAATTCCTCATTCACTTTCACCAGCCTCACTCCCGGCAGCTATCACGTCTACGCGTTCGCGGCTCCCGTAAACCTCGAATACCGCAATCGCGACGTGCTCGCCCAGTACCACGGCCAGCCCGTCACTGTGGCGCCCGGCGCAAACACTGACCTCGTCCTGGAGGTCCCCGCCCAGTGA
- a CDS encoding carboxypeptidase regulatory-like domain-containing protein — MRLPLVAAVLLCAVTPLAQTLPAQTQPAGYRIAGRVVDSITNDPVPRAIVSVLTSEDYKVEASTITDAEGNFSFTGLSAGKYPLSAARRGYRTSFFDEHDNFNSAIVTGDGQDTANLLFRLPPAAVLRGVVTGDSGDPVESAQVMLFKRAVAGENNGHVQQIAGTQTDDTGAYEFSDLSAGEYYIAVKGEPWFAQHPSRFRAGAQNQSSQDQSALDVAYPITYYDSTIDENASTPITLEWGNRVQADINLHTVPAVRFTVPLTGWPRGRPRLALHQKVFGNTIGSQISEIAEGPATGTWDIGGMAPGAYEVELGDPPRRLNVNATSEVDLDPSAGAPMLALSGTVVMAGGGPPPDDIALVLASEEGDPPAQATANKGRFEMNAVPPGTWNLAAGSSRQTLSVVATSIGGVVTAGNKIVVRDRPVQVTVTLSSAQTRVQGIAKKNGKGLSGAMIVLVPAARTAYPALVRRDQSDSDGSFSLNDVPAGQYTVVAIEDGWKLDWQHRAVIEPYLRGGAPVTVGAQAPPVVPLSQPVQAVAAP; from the coding sequence GTGAGACTCCCCCTCGTCGCTGCCGTTCTCCTCTGCGCCGTCACCCCGCTCGCGCAGACCCTTCCTGCTCAAACCCAGCCCGCGGGCTACCGCATCGCCGGTCGTGTCGTCGACTCCATCACCAACGACCCCGTTCCGCGCGCCATCGTCAGCGTCCTCACCTCTGAGGACTACAAGGTCGAAGCCAGCACCATCACAGACGCCGAAGGCAACTTCTCCTTCACCGGCCTCTCCGCCGGCAAATACCCCCTCAGCGCCGCCCGCCGCGGCTACCGCACGTCCTTCTTCGATGAGCACGATAACTTCAACTCCGCCATCGTCACCGGCGATGGACAGGACACCGCCAATCTCCTCTTCCGCCTTCCCCCTGCCGCCGTGCTCCGCGGAGTCGTCACCGGCGACAGCGGCGATCCCGTCGAGTCCGCGCAGGTCATGCTCTTCAAGCGCGCCGTCGCCGGCGAAAACAATGGCCACGTCCAGCAGATCGCCGGCACGCAGACCGACGACACCGGTGCATACGAATTCAGCGACCTCTCCGCAGGTGAGTACTACATTGCTGTGAAAGGCGAGCCTTGGTTCGCGCAGCACCCCAGCCGCTTCCGCGCCGGCGCGCAAAACCAATCATCGCAAGATCAATCAGCGCTCGACGTCGCCTACCCCATCACCTACTACGACTCAACCATCGACGAGAACGCCTCCACTCCCATCACCCTCGAATGGGGCAACCGCGTCCAGGCTGACATTAACCTCCACACCGTGCCCGCCGTCCGCTTCACGGTCCCGCTCACCGGCTGGCCGCGTGGCCGTCCCCGTCTCGCGCTCCACCAGAAAGTCTTCGGAAACACCATCGGCTCGCAGATCAGCGAAATCGCCGAAGGCCCCGCCACCGGTACCTGGGACATTGGCGGTATGGCCCCGGGCGCCTATGAAGTAGAACTTGGCGATCCGCCGCGCCGCCTCAACGTGAACGCCACCTCTGAAGTCGACCTCGATCCCAGCGCCGGTGCGCCCATGCTCGCGCTTTCCGGCACCGTGGTCATGGCCGGCGGTGGCCCCCCTCCTGATGACATAGCCCTCGTCCTCGCGTCTGAGGAAGGTGATCCTCCCGCGCAGGCAACTGCCAACAAAGGCCGATTCGAAATGAACGCCGTCCCTCCCGGCACCTGGAACCTTGCCGCCGGCAGCTCCCGGCAGACGCTCTCCGTCGTGGCCACGTCGATCGGCGGCGTCGTCACTGCGGGCAACAAAATCGTCGTGCGCGATCGCCCCGTGCAGGTCACCGTAACGCTCAGCAGCGCGCAAACGCGCGTTCAGGGCATCGCAAAGAAAAACGGCAAAGGCCTCTCCGGAGCCATGATCGTCCTCGTCCCCGCCGCGCGCACCGCCTACCCGGCGCTAGTCCGGCGCGATCAGTCCGACTCCGACGGCAGCTTCTCGCTCAACGATGTCCCCGCCGGCCAATACACCGTCGTGGCCATTGAAGACGGATGGAAGCTCGACTGGCAGCATCGCGCAGTCATCGAGCCCTATCTGCGCGGCGGAGCGCCCGTCACCGTTGGTGCGCAAGCGCCACCTGTCGTCCCCCTCAGCCAGCCCGTTCAGGCGGTCGCCGCCCCGTGA
- a CDS encoding TetR/AcrR family transcriptional regulator → MTKKRSQSVEKMPPRKLRTDAARNRERLLEAAKEAFTIAGAEASLEDIARRAEVGAGTLYRHFPTRDALIEAVYHSEVEKLAAAAQNYVEEMAPVEALRAWMLLFVDYIAAKHIIAPALNSVGGGASRLYEGSRGQVLGAIDGLLKRAVKRGEIRREVEAQDLIGALVGLAHFAPGAEWKRSAQRLVELLIAGARVR, encoded by the coding sequence ATGACAAAGAAGCGTTCTCAATCCGTGGAGAAGATGCCGCCGCGTAAACTGCGCACCGATGCGGCGCGGAATCGCGAACGGCTTTTAGAGGCAGCGAAGGAGGCCTTCACGATTGCTGGCGCGGAGGCCAGCCTGGAGGATATTGCGCGGCGAGCGGAGGTGGGCGCGGGGACGCTTTACCGGCATTTTCCGACGCGGGATGCGCTGATTGAGGCTGTGTACCACAGCGAAGTGGAGAAGCTTGCGGCGGCAGCGCAGAACTATGTGGAGGAGATGGCTCCGGTGGAGGCGCTGCGAGCATGGATGCTGCTGTTTGTCGATTACATTGCGGCCAAGCACATTATTGCGCCGGCGCTGAACTCGGTGGGGGGCGGGGCTTCGAGGCTGTATGAGGGGTCGCGCGGGCAGGTCCTGGGAGCGATCGACGGGCTGTTGAAACGCGCTGTAAAACGGGGCGAGATTCGCAGGGAGGTTGAGGCGCAGGATCTTATCGGAGCGCTGGTCGGGCTCGCGCACTTTGCACCGGGGGCTGAGTGGAAGAGGAGCGCACAGCGGCTGGTGGAGTTGCTGATTGCTGGGGCGCGGGTGAGGTGA